A stretch of the Manduca sexta isolate Smith_Timp_Sample1 unplaced genomic scaffold, JHU_Msex_v1.0 HiC_scaffold_1887, whole genome shotgun sequence genome encodes the following:
- the LOC119191753 gene encoding mitochondrial cardiolipin hydrolase-like, producing the protein MRLNPRILSSVAAFAITCVVYAAAYYYKSRNTAINEVMVFCKLQYNAHNCFDKLMSYVESAKSNVNVCMPGIHNAAIQGRLINILKKKNITIRIIVDQHRCNESNEFFIKELKEAGAEIKYKITEPFKMQHKFCLVDDRVLMTGTLNWGNDRSSDHWNYVYITNKSQLVDPIKKEFYQMWDECLRDLGHVNDKDNENVLCDTENNENIEDQTKSETILRDTGTPEVYIM; encoded by the exons ATGAGATTAAATCCACGTATTCTATCGTCAGTGGCAGCGTTTGCAATAACTTGTGTTGTGTACGCCGCGGCTTATTATTACAAGAGTCGGAATACTGCAATAAACGAAGTCATGGTATTTTGTAAACTGCAATATAATGCACACAActgttttgataaattaatgaGTTACGTAGAATCAGCTAAATCAAACGTTAACGTGTGCATGCCTGGTATCCACAACGCGGCAATTCAGGGACGattgattaatatattaaagaagaaaaatatcaCAATTCGCATCATAGTCGACCAGCATAGATGCAACGAGTCGAACGAGTTCTTTATAAAGGAACTTAAGGAAGCGG GagctgaaataaaatacaaaatcacaGAGCCATTCAAGATGCAACACAAATTCTGTTTAGTTGACGATCGAGTTCTGATGACAGGCACACTAAACTGGGGCAACGATCGTTCCTCAGACCACTGGAACTATGTTTACATCACCAACAAATCTCAATTAGTAGATccaattaaaaaagaattttatcaaATGTGGGATGAATGTTTGCGCGATTTAGGGCATGTAAATGACAAAGACAACGAAAATGTACTGTGCGATACAGAAAATAACGAAAATATAGAGGACCAAACGAAATCGGAAACGATTCTTCGCGATACTGGCACGCCTGAGGTCTATATCATGTAA